Proteins found in one Thalassomonas actiniarum genomic segment:
- a CDS encoding glycerophosphodiester phosphodiesterase, with translation MEIFAHRGASAAFPENTLLAFEQAIVQGADGIELDVQYHPDGELIVLHDSHLDITTNGQGAYDELGLTELARLDAGNQQKIPTLAQALAQINGRCAVNIELKDAGVAPGRLAAITGLLKQQLEQAIVKENYTWSHFIISSFNHHLLAAVKQKYPKIKTAALIASCPLTYSEFTRALDVCQLNVSIDCLNAALVNDAHDRGLTVGVYTVDRQQDIRRCYALGVDVIFSNAPDKSRDYLKTIESSNI, from the coding sequence ATGGAAATCTTTGCACATCGCGGCGCCAGCGCCGCTTTCCCGGAAAATACCCTGCTTGCCTTTGAACAGGCAATTGTGCAAGGGGCAGACGGCATAGAGCTGGATGTGCAATATCACCCTGACGGCGAATTGATTGTCCTGCACGATAGCCACCTGGACATTACCACCAATGGCCAGGGGGCTTATGATGAGCTGGGGCTGACCGAATTAGCCCGACTCGACGCAGGCAATCAGCAAAAAATCCCCACCCTGGCACAGGCTTTAGCGCAGATAAATGGCCGCTGTGCTGTCAATATCGAACTCAAAGATGCCGGGGTCGCCCCCGGGCGACTGGCTGCCATTACCGGCTTACTCAAACAACAGCTTGAGCAGGCTATAGTCAAAGAAAACTATACCTGGTCACACTTTATTATTTCTTCCTTTAACCATCATTTGCTGGCGGCCGTTAAGCAGAAATACCCAAAAATAAAAACCGCGGCTTTAATCGCCAGCTGCCCGTTAACCTATAGCGAATTTACCCGGGCACTTGATGTCTGCCAGCTCAATGTCTCTATCGACTGTTTAAACGCGGCCCTGGTAAATGATGCCCATGACCGGGGGCTGACTGTGGGAGTATATACCGTAGACCGGCAGCAAGATATTCGCCGCTGTTATGCCTTAGGGGTGGATGTCATTTTTAGCAATGCCCCTGATAAAAGTAGGGATTATTTAAAAACAATCGAAAGTTCAAATATTTAA
- the orn gene encoding oligoribonuclease, producing MALCDTNLIWLDLEMTGLEPETDVILEMATIVTDSQLNILAEGPVFAIAQPQDVLDNMSPWCVEHHGRSGLTQRCLESETSLQQAMAASLAFIEKYVPKGVSPMCGNSIGQDRRFLNKYMPEFEDYFHYRNLDVSTVKELARRWNPDVLAKVNKQGTHLALDDIRESIAELKVYRQHFFKL from the coding sequence ATGGCGTTGTGTGATACCAATTTAATCTGGCTGGATCTGGAAATGACGGGTCTGGAACCGGAAACGGATGTTATTCTGGAAATGGCGACAATAGTCACCGACAGTCAGTTAAATATTTTGGCGGAAGGACCCGTTTTTGCCATTGCGCAGCCGCAAGATGTCCTGGATAACATGAGCCCCTGGTGTGTCGAGCATCATGGTCGTTCCGGTTTAACTCAAAGATGCCTGGAAAGCGAGACTAGTTTGCAGCAGGCGATGGCGGCAAGTTTGGCGTTTATCGAAAAATATGTGCCGAAAGGGGTTTCCCCGATGTGCGGTAACAGCATAGGCCAGGATCGACGTTTTCTTAATAAATATATGCCTGAATTTGAAGATTATTTTCATTACCGTAATCTTGATGTCAGTACCGTCAAAGAGCTGGCGCGCCGCTGGAATCCGGATGTGCTGGCCAAGGTTAACAAACAAGGTACGCATCTGGCCCTGGATGATATCCGCGAATCTATTGCCGAATTAAAGGTTTACCGGCAGCACTTTTTCAAACTGTAA
- a CDS encoding LysR substrate-binding domain-containing protein codes for MQWQGISEFVAVAESESFTGAAKRLTLSTAQVSRQISALEARLSIKLFYRTTRKVSLTQEGEVFYRQCRAVLDDLEAAERGITNLQQTPRGNIKLTAPVTYGEQQVLPLINDFIQDYPDISVSAFLTNQNLDLVEQGYDLAIRIGKLENSSLMAKKLTRRNNYVCASPAYLKQHGIPDSLTDLGGHNCLLGTLDHWCFCHNGAEKNIRVKGNIRYNSGTALVDAALKGIGLVKLPHYYLMQYLETGQLVTVLDKFQQQEEIIWGVYPGNRHLSPKIRLLLDFLADKLA; via the coding sequence GTGCAATGGCAGGGGATCAGTGAATTTGTCGCGGTGGCGGAAAGTGAAAGCTTCACCGGGGCCGCAAAACGGCTAACCCTTTCCACCGCCCAGGTCAGCCGGCAAATCAGCGCCTTAGAGGCCAGGCTCAGCATTAAACTCTTTTACCGCACCACGCGTAAAGTTTCCCTGACCCAGGAGGGTGAAGTTTTTTACCGGCAATGCCGCGCGGTACTCGATGATCTCGAAGCCGCCGAACGCGGCATCACCAACCTGCAACAAACCCCCCGCGGCAATATTAAATTAACCGCGCCGGTCACCTATGGCGAACAGCAGGTATTACCCCTGATCAATGATTTTATTCAGGACTACCCGGATATCAGCGTCAGCGCCTTTCTCACCAACCAGAACCTGGATTTGGTTGAACAGGGTTATGATCTCGCCATCAGGATAGGGAAGTTGGAAAACTCCAGCCTGATGGCGAAAAAATTAACCCGGCGCAACAATTATGTCTGCGCCTCCCCCGCCTACCTTAAGCAACACGGTATTCCCGACTCGCTGACCGATCTCGGCGGCCATAATTGTTTGTTGGGCACGTTAGATCACTGGTGTTTTTGCCATAACGGGGCGGAGAAAAATATCCGGGTGAAAGGCAATATCCGCTATAACAGCGGCACCGCCCTGGTAGATGCCGCCTTAAAGGGCATAGGCCTGGTAAAACTGCCCCACTATTACCTTATGCAGTATCTGGAAACAGGGCAGCTGGTCACGGTATTGGATAAATTTCAGCAACAGGAAGAGATTATCTGGGGCGTGTATCCGGGTAACCGGCATTTATCTCCGAAAATCAGATTGCTGCTGGATTTCCTTGCGGATAAGCTGGCCTAA
- a CDS encoding S-(hydroxymethyl)glutathione dehydrogenase/class III alcohol dehydrogenase encodes MSEQFIKSRAAVAWGPNQPLSVEEVDVMLPKKGEVLIKVIASGVCHTDAFTLSGEDPEGIFPCILGHEGGGIVEQVGEGVTSVQVGDHVIPLYTPECGECKFCLSGKTNLCQKIRETQGKGLMPDGTTRFYKDGKPIFHYMGCSTFSEYTVLPEISLAKVNKKAPLEEVCLLGCGVTTGMGAVMNTAKVEEGATVAIFGLGGIGLSAVIGATMAKASRIIVIDINDSKFELARELGATDCINPKEYAKPIQEVIVELTDGGVDYSFECIGNVDVMRSALECCHKGWGESVIIGVAGAGQEISTRPFQLVTGRVWRGTAFGGVKGRSELPDYVERYLQGEFKLDDFITHTMPLEEINESFDLMHAGKSIRSVIHF; translated from the coding sequence ATGTCTGAACAATTTATCAAATCAAGAGCCGCGGTTGCCTGGGGACCCAATCAGCCCCTGTCTGTGGAAGAAGTGGATGTGATGTTGCCGAAAAAAGGCGAAGTGCTGATCAAGGTGATTGCCTCAGGAGTTTGTCATACCGATGCCTTTACCTTATCCGGTGAAGATCCCGAAGGTATCTTCCCTTGTATTCTAGGCCATGAAGGCGGCGGTATCGTCGAGCAGGTCGGTGAAGGGGTGACCAGTGTCCAGGTCGGCGATCATGTGATCCCGCTTTACACCCCGGAATGCGGCGAATGTAAATTCTGTTTGTCGGGTAAAACCAACCTGTGCCAGAAAATTCGCGAAACCCAGGGTAAGGGACTGATGCCCGACGGCACCACGCGTTTTTATAAAGACGGCAAACCTATTTTTCACTATATGGGCTGTTCTACTTTTTCCGAATATACCGTGCTGCCGGAGATTTCCCTGGCCAAAGTCAATAAAAAAGCGCCGCTGGAAGAAGTGTGCCTGCTTGGCTGCGGCGTAACCACAGGCATGGGGGCGGTGATGAATACCGCCAAGGTTGAAGAAGGTGCCACCGTGGCCATTTTCGGCTTGGGGGGCATAGGTTTATCCGCGGTGATCGGCGCGACCATGGCTAAGGCCAGCCGCATTATCGTGATCGATATCAATGACAGTAAATTTGAACTGGCGCGCGAGCTCGGTGCGACCGATTGTATCAATCCAAAAGAATACGCTAAACCTATCCAGGAAGTGATTGTTGAATTAACCGACGGCGGCGTCGACTACTCGTTTGAATGTATCGGCAATGTCGATGTCATGCGTTCGGCGCTGGAATGCTGTCATAAAGGCTGGGGTGAGTCGGTGATCATCGGGGTTGCCGGTGCCGGCCAGGAAATTTCTACCCGTCCGTTCCAGTTAGTCACCGGCCGGGTATGGCGGGGCACGGCTTTCGGCGGAGTGAAAGGGCGCTCTGAACTGCCGGATTATGTTGAGCGTTACCTGCAGGGGGAATTTAAGTTAGATGACTTTATTACCCATACCATGCCATTGGAAGAGATCAATGAATCTTTCGACTTGATGCATGCCGGCAAAAGTATCCGCAGCGTGATTCATTTCTAG
- a CDS encoding DUF4442 domain-containing protein: protein MANRFSRYVAAINKTPAFMRSALLTKLFCSQVKYAKTSGVKLLKISHHQTELLLENKKKVQNHIGGIHAVAAAVLAESATGIVFGMNVPDSRLPLLKSMNIRYQRRMQGNLVAKARLTDDQIADIQQTEKGDIIVPVTITDESGQPPIECEMQWAWVNKKPKTEAVGKN from the coding sequence ATGGCCAATCGTTTCAGCCGGTATGTCGCTGCCATTAACAAGACACCTGCTTTTATGCGCTCTGCGCTGTTGACGAAATTATTTTGCTCTCAGGTAAAATACGCGAAAACCTCAGGGGTGAAGTTACTGAAGATCAGTCATCATCAGACGGAGCTGCTGCTGGAAAACAAGAAAAAGGTGCAAAATCATATCGGCGGTATTCACGCCGTTGCCGCTGCGGTGCTTGCGGAATCTGCTACCGGCATAGTATTTGGCATGAATGTTCCGGACAGCCGGTTGCCGTTATTAAAGTCGATGAATATTCGTTATCAGCGGCGTATGCAGGGTAACCTGGTGGCAAAAGCCCGGTTAACGGATGACCAGATTGCCGATATCCAGCAGACGGAAAAAGGCGATATTATCGTGCCTGTGACGATCACCGACGAGTCGGGACAGCCGCCGATAGAATGTGAAATGCAATGGGCCTGGGTCAATAAAAAGCCTAAGACAGAGGCTGTTGGCAAAAACTGA
- the rsgA gene encoding small ribosomal subunit biogenesis GTPase RsgA — translation MAKRAKLTKGQARRIKANQEKKIRNKADKHQWQDDELGEAQHGVVISRFGQHADVEGEDGLSYRCNLRRSIKSLVCGDKVLWRQGKETEHSIAGVIEAVHDRSSVLSRPDVYDGVKPIAANISQILIVSSVLPAFNGDIIDRYLVAAEQTGITPVIVLNKVDLLDDSNQAAIEAQLQIYRDIGYQVMYASNKTEQGIGELKEQLKNHTSIFVGQSGVGKSTLTNSLMPGLELITREVSENSGLGQHTTTVARLFHFDHGGDLIDSPGIREFGLWHLTPQEVCHGFIEFSEFLGGCKFRDCKHIKDPGCALIAAAEQKKIHPDRFTSFQRILASISENKLTSRFND, via the coding sequence GTGGCTAAGAGAGCAAAACTGACCAAAGGTCAGGCACGGCGCATCAAGGCGAACCAAGAAAAAAAAATACGCAACAAAGCCGATAAACACCAATGGCAGGACGATGAATTAGGCGAAGCACAGCATGGCGTTGTTATCAGCCGCTTTGGTCAGCATGCCGATGTCGAAGGGGAAGACGGCCTCAGTTACCGCTGTAATTTACGCCGCTCAATAAAATCCCTGGTGTGCGGCGATAAAGTTTTATGGCGCCAGGGCAAAGAAACCGAGCACAGCATTGCCGGCGTGATCGAAGCCGTACATGACAGAAGCTCGGTGTTATCCCGCCCCGATGTGTATGACGGCGTCAAACCGATAGCTGCCAATATCAGCCAGATATTAATCGTTTCTTCGGTATTACCCGCCTTTAACGGCGATATTATCGACCGCTACCTGGTAGCGGCAGAGCAAACCGGCATCACCCCGGTGATAGTACTCAATAAAGTCGACTTACTCGATGACAGCAACCAGGCAGCCATCGAAGCCCAACTGCAAATATACCGGGATATCGGCTATCAGGTGATGTATGCCAGCAATAAAACCGAACAGGGCATCGGCGAACTAAAAGAGCAGCTTAAAAATCACACCAGTATTTTTGTCGGCCAGTCGGGGGTCGGTAAGTCCACCCTGACCAACAGCCTGATGCCGGGACTGGAATTGATCACCCGGGAAGTCTCGGAAAACTCAGGTTTGGGACAACACACCACCACCGTTGCCCGTTTATTTCACTTTGATCATGGCGGCGATCTGATCGACTCCCCGGGGATCCGGGAATTTGGTTTATGGCATTTAACCCCACAAGAGGTCTGCCACGGCTTTATCGAATTTAGCGAATTTCTCGGCGGCTGCAAATTCAGGGATTGCAAACACATTAAAGATCCCGGCTGCGCCCTGATAGCGGCGGCAGAGCAAAAAAAAATCCATCCGGATCGCTTCACCAGTTTTCAGCGCATTTTAGCGAGTATCAGTGAGAACAAACTCACTTCGCGCTTTAATGACTAA
- a CDS encoding DUF1289 domain-containing protein: MDHQDYCLGCFRHLDEITGWSGFSNEQKRQVLLQCRLRRKNRQP; this comes from the coding sequence CTGGATCATCAGGACTATTGCCTGGGATGTTTCCGCCATCTGGATGAAATCACCGGTTGGTCCGGATTTAGCAATGAGCAAAAACGTCAGGTATTGCTGCAATGCCGGTTAAGAAGAAAAAATCGCCAGCCATAA
- the asd gene encoding archaetidylserine decarboxylase (Phosphatidylserine decarboxylase is synthesized as a single chain precursor. Generation of the pyruvoyl active site from a Ser is coupled to cleavage of a Gly-Ser bond between the larger (beta) and smaller (alpha chains). It is an integral membrane protein.) — translation MPKHALSRLVGKFAAAEAGWFTTRAISMFIKAYGINMGEAKLKNAGDFKTFNDFFTRELEPGARTMDTDATTLCYPVDGAISQQGDITDGQLIQAKGFNYSLTGLLGGDENTAAPFQGGTFSCIYLAPKDYHRIHMPMAATLREMIYIPGELFSVNPLTANNVPNLFSRNERVVTIFDTEQGPMAMVLVGATIVASIETVWAGTVTPPAGKDIFRWHYPATGVDAIHFEKGDEMGRFKLGSTVISTFAPEMVTFNESAGPGTVTRLGEHCADLNNAK, via the coding sequence ATGCCCAAGCATGCCCTATCCCGCCTGGTGGGTAAGTTTGCCGCTGCCGAAGCCGGCTGGTTCACTACCCGCGCGATTTCGATGTTTATTAAAGCCTATGGCATCAACATGGGGGAGGCCAAGCTGAAAAATGCCGGCGATTTTAAAACCTTCAATGATTTTTTCACCCGCGAGCTCGAACCGGGCGCCCGCACCATGGATACCGATGCCACTACCTTATGTTATCCGGTAGACGGCGCCATCAGCCAGCAAGGGGATATCACCGACGGCCAGCTTATTCAGGCAAAAGGTTTTAACTACAGCTTAACCGGTTTGCTCGGCGGCGACGAAAACACTGCGGCCCCTTTCCAGGGCGGCACCTTTTCCTGTATCTACCTGGCCCCGAAAGATTACCACCGCATTCATATGCCGATGGCCGCCACCTTGCGGGAAATGATTTATATCCCCGGTGAATTATTTTCCGTCAATCCATTAACGGCAAATAATGTCCCCAACCTGTTCTCCAGAAATGAGCGGGTGGTGACCATTTTCGATACCGAGCAAGGCCCTATGGCCATGGTGCTGGTCGGTGCAACCATAGTGGCCAGTATAGAAACCGTCTGGGCCGGTACCGTCACCCCGCCGGCAGGCAAAGACATTTTCCGCTGGCACTACCCGGCAACCGGCGTTGATGCCATCCACTTTGAGAAAGGCGATGAAATGGGCCGCTTTAAACTTGGCTCAACCGTGATCAGCACCTTCGCCCCCGAGATGGTGACTTTTAATGAAAGCGCCGGTCCGGGTACGGTCACCCGGCTAGGGGAACATTGCGCAGATCTCAACAACGCCAAGTAA
- a CDS encoding Hpt domain-containing protein — MNKAAAKPLYRQFTPMLAAIFILASLILPLAITLMYLSEQQQGSAQQEQLAKLQRQNQYLQYRQKNQILFRQLLSETDAGQFSRLYQRLLDNWQILAEQIPDSGASDNSLSGDSTLSEGVKRLAAGSKRNIQLKQQSIIQLQLVADALDSIIFNKQGQLEQLYQQLQADNISDAVTVSRARAQGKIYTELARYNQLESLLAQLLVLFADLDLQFPLTEFEQLRNRAEELLTLTGELTAEQGPDVQLMALSDEMNKLSALLLTQQRTLAKWQGHLRLAHEFRRVLAVHRDKAKQLLTDKPVAEPEGKPSKQLAGIQGWLLSHTRGQPLFFAVSLFAGLAIAVFLLLVRLHLRLKAYTRQSLVLCEQLASGEQVNESLISSFENSRFTRIFSQMKKPEVTAEEVKRHSQGYRMQLKTLAQENHVLYWQQDGEFTLARQLNRGSKYLLHQAITVSSWRHAFPAEEVKKLTAAAREVKKSTETQNIRVFTHSGELLAISLIYRDHNFCGTIVNADVIAGYEQQLVLLNQELQEQQQARQLFMQQEHQQLHHLLTVAGLQIQSLSYGADISPRQLSRQLTRAADGLDQYALLAALKDKQLVMALQDVDLLNEIHAAMYNLMAQGRRQQNTLVLDCDPGLSRQVKLDVRLFHELLNAVYRLVLAGIFKGQLTLTVKLRDRHPGQQVVQVSVEVCSGQAFSRLPALLELLNKDEQIPQDLGGKALVEYFQLLLARHHGTNLLAELSEQGYRLAFDLPLALAKADEDEADIEEPAPLTLVCLSDNREQLQQVSQLLKPLKLDAYSAADELITQLTPGQLKSRPVDVVMVGEALFAREKDQLLTHINALPEALQPKLLVLQSELAQVRELVKEQGFYSPAAALLSRQNLLCEIRALMQQEAKTNLLFNPQICRQYAFISTEVEVLLGVKEPGKHQALISVLNWLGLQVRLAANNKRTQELWYGGRFLLLITEFEQPAFVDLDKGKAFERGLFSLPGGASFDGKESAKGWRLAQLPALSDLPALVAILRPWLKVQEQSRIQAEPAREESPQPQARIQENKPSKPELSPSGIAGYSPELQEYALQQQLFHVQDNESEVLAAFDLPRYTRHQHSAELAAYMLDEYLADNRDYLAQLTAAFQSRHFQQAGKVLTLLEKNAGILAADNLFSLCRQMQALAEQKHLKQADALLEQTRQELDAIENYAESI; from the coding sequence ATGAATAAAGCCGCAGCTAAACCCCTTTATCGCCAGTTTACCCCTATGCTGGCCGCTATTTTTATTTTAGCGAGCCTTATCCTGCCACTGGCGATAACCTTAATGTACCTGAGCGAGCAGCAACAGGGATCGGCACAGCAAGAGCAGCTGGCTAAGTTGCAGCGACAAAATCAATATCTGCAATACCGGCAAAAAAATCAGATACTTTTCAGGCAATTGTTATCGGAAACCGATGCCGGGCAATTCTCCCGCCTGTATCAGCGTTTGCTGGACAACTGGCAAATCCTGGCGGAGCAAATTCCGGACAGCGGGGCAAGTGATAATAGCCTATCCGGCGACAGTACTTTATCCGAAGGGGTGAAACGCCTGGCAGCGGGCAGCAAACGTAATATTCAGCTAAAACAGCAAAGCATTATTCAATTACAGCTGGTGGCGGATGCCCTGGACAGCATTATTTTCAACAAACAAGGGCAGCTGGAGCAACTTTATCAGCAACTGCAGGCGGATAACATCAGCGATGCGGTGACCGTTAGCCGGGCCCGGGCGCAAGGCAAGATATATACCGAACTGGCCCGCTACAACCAACTGGAAAGTTTACTGGCTCAGCTGCTGGTTTTATTTGCCGATCTGGATCTGCAATTCCCCTTAACCGAGTTTGAACAGCTCAGAAACCGTGCCGAAGAGCTGTTAACCCTGACCGGTGAATTGACGGCTGAGCAAGGGCCGGATGTCCAGCTGATGGCGTTGAGTGATGAAATGAATAAATTGTCGGCATTATTGCTGACTCAACAGCGTACCCTGGCAAAATGGCAGGGGCATTTGCGTCTGGCACATGAGTTTCGCCGGGTTTTAGCTGTTCACCGGGATAAGGCCAAGCAGTTGTTGACCGATAAACCGGTAGCCGAGCCGGAAGGAAAGCCCTCAAAACAGCTTGCAGGAATACAAGGCTGGCTGCTTAGCCATACCCGGGGACAGCCGCTGTTTTTTGCCGTCAGTCTATTCGCAGGGCTGGCGATAGCCGTTTTCTTGCTTCTGGTGCGTCTGCACCTGCGCCTGAAGGCATATACCAGGCAAAGCCTTGTCCTGTGTGAACAGTTAGCCAGCGGGGAACAGGTGAATGAAAGTTTAATCAGCTCTTTTGAAAACAGTCGCTTTACCCGAATATTCAGCCAAATGAAAAAGCCGGAGGTCACTGCCGAGGAGGTGAAACGCCATAGCCAGGGTTACCGGATGCAACTGAAAACCTTAGCGCAGGAAAATCATGTGCTTTACTGGCAGCAGGATGGAGAATTTACCCTAGCCCGGCAGTTGAACCGGGGAAGTAAATATCTGTTACATCAGGCGATAACCGTCAGCAGCTGGCGTCATGCTTTTCCCGCGGAAGAAGTGAAAAAGTTAACGGCAGCTGCCCGGGAGGTGAAAAAGAGCACCGAAACACAAAATATCCGGGTCTTCACTCACTCGGGAGAATTGCTGGCCATTTCGCTTATTTACCGGGATCATAATTTTTGCGGCACCATAGTCAATGCCGATGTTATTGCCGGTTATGAACAGCAGCTGGTGTTATTAAACCAGGAGCTTCAGGAACAGCAACAGGCCCGGCAGCTGTTTATGCAACAAGAGCATCAGCAATTGCATCATTTACTGACGGTGGCGGGTTTGCAGATACAAAGTCTGTCGTACGGCGCCGATATTTCTCCGCGGCAACTGTCCCGGCAATTGACCCGGGCAGCCGACGGCTTGGATCAGTACGCCCTGTTGGCCGCTTTGAAGGATAAGCAGTTGGTGATGGCATTGCAGGATGTGGATTTGCTTAATGAGATCCATGCGGCCATGTATAATTTGATGGCACAAGGCAGACGACAACAAAATACCCTGGTGCTTGATTGTGATCCCGGCCTGAGCCGCCAGGTAAAACTGGATGTCCGCCTGTTCCATGAATTACTTAATGCCGTTTACCGTCTTGTGCTTGCCGGTATTTTTAAAGGGCAATTAACCTTGACAGTGAAGCTCAGGGACAGGCATCCGGGACAACAAGTGGTGCAAGTGAGCGTTGAAGTCTGCAGCGGCCAGGCATTTAGCCGTTTGCCTGCTTTGCTGGAGTTGCTTAATAAGGATGAGCAAATCCCGCAAGATCTGGGAGGCAAAGCGCTTGTTGAATATTTTCAGTTGCTATTGGCACGTCATCACGGCACTAATCTCTTGGCCGAGCTGAGTGAGCAGGGTTACCGCCTGGCCTTTGATTTACCTTTGGCATTGGCAAAAGCCGACGAAGATGAAGCGGATATAGAGGAGCCGGCACCGTTAACTTTGGTATGCCTGTCTGATAACCGCGAACAGCTGCAACAAGTCAGCCAGTTGCTTAAACCGCTGAAGCTTGATGCTTACTCGGCTGCCGATGAATTGATAACTCAGCTGACACCGGGGCAACTCAAGAGTCGTCCGGTGGATGTGGTGATGGTCGGTGAAGCGCTGTTTGCCAGGGAAAAAGATCAGCTGCTTACCCATATAAATGCCTTACCTGAAGCGCTGCAGCCTAAACTCTTGGTATTGCAATCGGAGCTGGCCCAGGTTAGAGAGCTAGTTAAAGAGCAGGGTTTTTATTCTCCGGCAGCGGCTTTATTGTCACGGCAAAACCTGCTTTGTGAAATCCGCGCCCTGATGCAGCAAGAGGCAAAAACCAATCTCCTGTTTAACCCACAAATATGCCGGCAATATGCTTTTATCAGCACCGAAGTTGAAGTCTTGCTCGGGGTGAAAGAACCCGGTAAACACCAGGCATTGATTTCAGTGTTGAACTGGCTCGGATTGCAGGTGCGCCTGGCGGCGAATAACAAGCGTACACAAGAGCTGTGGTATGGCGGACGTTTCCTGTTGTTAATCACGGAATTTGAACAGCCGGCTTTTGTAGACCTGGATAAGGGCAAAGCATTTGAGCGTGGCCTGTTTAGTTTGCCCGGGGGAGCATCCTTTGACGGCAAGGAAAGCGCTAAAGGCTGGCGTTTAGCGCAGCTGCCTGCACTATCGGATTTACCAGCCCTGGTAGCCATATTAAGGCCCTGGTTGAAAGTGCAGGAACAGAGCCGGATTCAAGCAGAACCTGCCCGGGAAGAAAGTCCGCAACCACAGGCAAGGATTCAGGAAAATAAACCAAGTAAGCCTGAGCTTTCGCCTTCTGGTATTGCCGGTTATTCCCCTGAATTGCAAGAGTATGCGCTGCAGCAGCAATTATTCCATGTGCAGGATAATGAAAGTGAGGTGTTGGCGGCATTTGATTTACCGCGCTACACCCGGCATCAACATTCGGCAGAGCTGGCGGCGTATATGCTGGATGAATACCTGGCGGATAACCGCGATTACCTGGCGCAGTTAACCGCGGCTTTCCAGTCGCGGCATTTTCAGCAGGCAGGTAAGGTGCTGACCTTATTGGAAAAAAATGCCGGTATTCTCGCGGCAGATAACTTATTTTCCCTTTGCCGGCAAATGCAGGCATTAGCTGAACAAAAACATCTGAAACAGGCGGATGCCTTGCTTGAGCAAACCCGGCAGGAGCTTGATGCCATAGAAAATTATGCCGAAAGCATTTAA
- the fghA gene encoding S-formylglutathione hydrolase codes for MTITQVSENKVFGGRHVQYRHQANSLACDMRFAIFLPPQASENHKVPVLYWLSGLTCTDENFMQKAGALRIAAELGMAIVAPDTSPRGEAVPDDADNSYDFGHGAGFYVDATEEPWSAHYQMYTYIRDELPTLIEQHFPVTGEKVISGHSMGGHGALVLALRNPGLYRSVTAFSPICNPSTCPWGEKALSNYLGEDKTAWQQYDASILMVKLEQDQHIPALVTQGGDDEFLEQQLKPDTLVAAAKGNDYPLSYELQPGYDHSYYFISSFIEQHLRFHARHLGLA; via the coding sequence ATGACAATCACCCAAGTTTCAGAAAACAAAGTATTTGGCGGCAGACATGTCCAATACCGGCATCAGGCAAACAGCCTGGCTTGCGATATGCGTTTTGCTATTTTTTTACCTCCCCAGGCGAGTGAAAATCATAAAGTCCCGGTACTTTATTGGTTATCCGGGCTGACCTGCACCGATGAAAATTTTATGCAAAAAGCAGGAGCCTTGCGCATCGCCGCCGAGTTGGGCATGGCGATAGTGGCACCGGATACCAGCCCCAGGGGGGAAGCTGTACCCGACGATGCCGATAACAGTTATGACTTCGGACACGGCGCCGGTTTTTATGTCGATGCGACCGAGGAACCCTGGTCAGCTCATTATCAGATGTATACTTATATCCGCGATGAACTGCCAACGCTTATCGAGCAGCATTTTCCGGTGACTGGGGAGAAAGTGATCAGCGGTCACTCCATGGGCGGTCATGGCGCCCTGGTGCTGGCATTGCGTAACCCCGGCCTTTACCGCTCGGTTACCGCTTTTAGTCCGATATGCAACCCGAGTACTTGCCCCTGGGGGGAAAAAGCCCTGAGTAATTATCTGGGCGAGGATAAAACCGCCTGGCAGCAATATGATGCCAGCATCCTGATGGTCAAGCTTGAACAAGACCAGCACATACCGGCTTTAGTGACGCAGGGGGGAGACGATGAATTTCTTGAGCAGCAGCTCAAACCCGATACCTTAGTGGCGGCGGCTAAGGGGAATGATTATCCGCTGAGTTATGAACTGCAGCCAGGATACGATCACAGTTATTATTTTATCAGTAGCTTTATCGAACAACATCTGAGATTCCATGCCCGGCATCTTGGGCTGGCATAA